From bacterium:
AAATGATAGAGTTACGAGATTATCAAGGGCAGGCGATAAAAAGTCTTCACGCTAAAGTTGAAAAAGTATTGATGACTCCTGAGAATGAAGTTGTAATATTTCAGGCCCCGACAGGTTCTGGTAAAACTCTTATGGTTTCGGAAATGCTTAAAAAGCTTGCAAGAGACAGAAAGAGTGATAAGGCATTTTCTTTTGTGTGGATTTCAGTAAGAATGTTGCACGAACAAAGCAAAGAAAAGTTAGAAAAGTATTACGAAGATGACAGGTTAATCCAATGTTCGTATTTTGAGGATTTAGAAGACAGGAAAATAGGCGAGAATGAGATTCTTTTCATAAACTGGCACAGCATAAACAAAAAAGACATCAATATTTATGTGAGAGAAAATGAACAGGATAACAATTTAAATAGCATCATTCAGAATACCAAAGAAGAAGGCAGAGACATTATGTTGATTATAGACGAAAGCCATCATACGGCCAAATCAGAGAAATCAAGGGAATTGATAGAAGTTATTTCTCCGAAGGTTACCCTAGAGATTTCAGCTACGCCTCATTTAACAGAGAATATTTCTGAGATAGAAAGAGTGCATTTGGCAGACGTTAAGGCTGAAGAGATGATTAAATCGGAGATTTCTGTTAATCCGGAATTTAGTAAGAAGAAGATTGGAAATAAGAGCGCAGACGAATTAGTCATAGAGTCTGCTTTATTAAAACGGAAATCGTTGCAGTTAAAATTAAAAGATGAAAATACTAATATTAATCCTCTCGTTCTTATCCAGCTTCCGGATAAAAGAGAAGGGATGGATGATAAGAAAAGAAGTGTTATTAATATTCTAGAAGAGAAATTTGGCATTACAGAAAAGAATGAAAGATTAGCTATTTGGATTTCTGAACAACATTCAGATGCTCTCGCTAATATAGAAAAAAATGATAACAAAGTTGAAGTGCTGATATTTAAACAAGCAATAGCATTAGGGTGGGATTGTCCGAGAGCTTGTATCTTGGTGATTTTTAGAGAATCAAAGAGTTTTACTTTCACCATTCAGACAATAGGCAGGATAATGCGGATGCCTGAATTAAAATATTATAATGAATCAGAACTAAATAAAGGATTTGTTTTTACTAACCTGCCGAACATAGAGATTACAGAAGATTATGTAAAGGATTACATCACGATATACGAAGGAAAGAGAGATAATAAATTATATAGCGACGTTTCTATTCCTTCGATTTACCTGAAGCGGCAAAGAGAGAGGACGAGGCTTTCTGGAAAGTTTGTTAACATATTCTTTGGGGTCGCAGAAGAATATAAATTAGACGATGAAATTGATGCCGAGCCATCGCGTATCATTAATCCAGTTATAACTGATGGAAGGATTGTGGATGTTGATAAAGCTGGCGAAATAGAACACAAAGGAACAATAGATATTAAATTAAATGAGAAGGAGTTATCAGATAGGTTTGACAGGTTTATAGCGCAAGCTTGCTCTCCTTACGCTCCCGTTGATTCAAGCGATAGAATGAAGACGGCAATTTACTTATTCATTAAGCAGAAATACAAAATTGATAAATATGACCCAAAAGCCCAAATGATTGTTTTAAGCAAGAAGAACTATCAGTCTTTTAATGATATTATAAATCTGGCAAAAGAGAGGTTTAGGACGGACGTAATTGAGAAACTAAGTGAAACGCGCGAAGTGCAGCAGGTAGAGGAATGGGAAGTACCACAATTGGTTAGTTACAATAGTAGGTATAAGAAGCAAGAAAAAAATAAATCAATTATGAAGCCGTTCTATGTTGCGCAATTAAGTGAGCCAGAAGAAAATTTTATCGAGTTAATGGAGAACTCTGATAAAGTTAAATGGTGGTTTAGGAATGGCCAGGGGGAAATAAAGTATTTTGCTGTCTCATATAAAGATAAAGACGGTATCAAGAGAGGTTTCTATGTGGATTTTATAGTGATGATGAAGGATGGGCGAATAGGTTTATTTGATACTAAAAAGGGATTCACTGCAGAATTGGCAAAGGAGAGAGCAGAAGCATTGGCGCAATATATCAAGGAGCAAAATAAAAAGCAAAAAAGTAAGCTTTGGGGTGGAATTGTGACATTTAAAGATGGAAGTTGCAGGTATAACGATTCTGAGAGCTATGGTGGTGCTATTTCAGAAAGCCAAGCCCCTTACTGGGGAATTTTATCTCTTTGAAGGAGGAAAAGAGGACAGCGACCTTTAAAAGAACAATGTCAAACCTTTAACCACTCGGATCCCCCCCAATCAATTCGCAGAATGACAAACGAGATTGGGCACAAGATATTGTGCCCCTACAATAACCGCCAGCTAAAGCAAGCGGTTGAGGGAGAGAGAGGGGCAGGGTGAGTTCAAGCAGGCGATTGCGACGGAGAGGACAGGCAAGAGGGGATTTTGAAATATTATTGCTTGCACTAAAAATTATTTGCAGATATAATCCAGCATTAATAATAACTAATAAAAGGAGATTTTGATGAAAAGAGTTTTGGTAATGTTGATTGGAGTAGGGTTGTTGCTGGCGTCTCAGGCATGTGATGTAAAAAAGGAAGAAGCGGCTGTAGTACCTAAGGATGAGGGTGTAATTAAGGAAGAAGTGAGTAACGTTAACGGGCTAAAGACTGCTCGTGAGAAGCTGAGCTATTCTATTGGTCTGCAGCTCGGAACCAGCCTGAAGGAGATAAAGGAGGATATTGATTTCTCTGTTGCGGTTCAGGGCATAGAAGATAGTTTTAATGACAAAAAACTTCTGCTTACCCAGGAAGAGATAATGAAGGAATTAACGGCTTTCTCTAAAAAGATGCAGGAGAAGCAAATGAAGATTATGGAGGAGCAAAAGAAGAAAATGGAAGTGCTGGGCAAAGAAAACAAAAAACTAGGAGAAGCATTTCTGGCAGAGAACAAGGAAAAGAAGGATGTTGTTACAACCAAGAGCGGATTACAGTATATAGTATTGAGTAAGGGAGAAGGCGAGAAACCTAAGGCAACTGATCAGGTTAAGGTTCACTACAAAGGGACACTGATCGACGGCACGGAATTTGACAGTTCATATAAGAGGGGCGAACCTGTTACTTTTCCAGCGAATCGGGTTATTCCTGGTTGGACTGAAGCGCTTCAGCTCATGAATGTAGGAAGCAAGTATCAGCTTTTCATTCCATCGGATCTTGCGTATGGCGAACGAGCTGCCGGACCGCAGATCGGCCCGAATGCTACGCTTATCTTTGAAGTAGAATTATTGTCAATTGAAAAAACGCCCGAACCTGAAATAAAGTCTGAAAAATAAGTCTGTTACATATCAGGGTTTGAAAGTTTTTCATAATAAGCTTTGAGGAGTTTGTTGTATTTGGGGATGTATTCCTCGTCTTTGACGGTTGTTAGTTTCTTTCGTAAATCCTTTGGCACGCCTATTGATCTATCGCGGCGTGCATTGTTTGTATACACAACGGATGTTTGTGCATCCTTGAGCTTGGTTAATATAATCTGCTGTGTCCGAAGGAGCCTTCGAGCCTGGTAATTTTTGATGTTTTCACATACGTCCTGCATTGAATTGATACTTTCATTCAACATATCTGATGGATAGTTGAGTCTATCCAGTCCTTTCGCAATATTTTTTGCTCTGCTCAGAACCTGAAGCTGTTTGTCGTGCAGCATTCTTAATTTTAATTCTACCTCAGGCGGCGGTGTGCCTGGCAGACCTTCTCCACCTGCGCCGCTTATCTTTCCTCCACCAGTCGCGCCACCTGTCTCTGTTGCCTTTTCTTCTGGAATAATACCTTTTTGAAAAGGGTCAGAAGTAAGACGAGCTGGTGTTTTTCTGCCTCCAAGTCCCATAACTTTGCTTTGAACAAGTTCTCCTGAAGTTTTACCACTTCTGCCTTCTCCGCTTCTTCCTGTTATTTCAGAGCTATCCGGAAGAACATTTCCAGTTTTACCCTTTGCGCTGAAATTACTTATTGGCCCGTCTTGAACCTCCCACCCAGCTTCGCCCATAGAATCAGCCCATGCACTTGTAATATTTTGAGCTTCATCAATCAAATCTTCCTCCTGTTCAATAAGTTCTCCAATCATATCTTCAAGTTCATCAGGTAAATCTGCCATAGGAACTTCATAGTCTCCAATGGGTTGTTCCATATTCCATTTTACTCTATCAGGCTTATCGGGCAGCCAGATTTCAAGGTCCTGTTTTAATTGTTTTGCTAATAGTAGGCCTGCGTCTTCAATAGGAACAGCGATTTCTATTGTGTTAGGAACAAGGTTATCGGCAATCTTTTCAACATCGCTAAAGAGTTGATTGGTCTGTTCAATTAATGTTGAAGCAGGGAAATCCACGTCTGGCAGGCGCGAAAGATCATCCGCAGCTTTTTTAAATATCTTACCCCACTCGCTTTCAAGCATAGAAAGCTTTTTTAATTGCTCTTTTTCTTGTTCTGAAAGCCCCTCAGAACCTATTTTTGCAAGTTCAGATGTTTGTTTTATAATTTCCTGCTGGTCTTCAAGAAATTTTGAAAGATTTTCATCAAGCTTTTTAAGAACGGGATGTGCTTTTTCAGTATCCTCTTCAGGTTTTTCTGCAATCACTGTCTCCTGATTCTGAGATAATTGTTCAATACGGTATAATATACCTTTAAGCACTAGTATTATTTCTTCTTGTGTTAATTCAGTTTCATGGATATAAAGTTTGAATTTTGCAGGAGAAGTAGAGTTTTTTGCGGAATCCAGACCTTTAATAGCTTTTACCATTAGAACTGCAGATGTATAGTCTAAGCGGTCTTTGTATTTATAAACAGGATGTGTCTCGTCTATAGAAGAAATAATCTCAATGGTTTTTGCTCGAATATGAACCTGTTTGCCCAATATTTCATCAATATTCGCTTTGTTGCGTTCTCCTGAGTTTAATATGATTAGACTTTTTTTATTTTCTATCTGTTCAGAAATAATTCCCTTTAGTTTTGCGATTATATCCTTTATTTTTTTATCCTTATCCGAGTTTTGTTTTTTGTCTACAATTTCTATGTTATATTTTTTTGAAATTGCCCTGTGTACTGTTGGAAGTGTATTGTCAACTGCTTCAACATAATAAGTTAGAATATCTCCTGTTTTTATATCCATTTTATTTAAATCAATCTTAAAACTGGATAATATTTCCTTTTTCGGTATGTCATATTCTCTGGTTACATCTCGTAGGGGCGAATCCGTGTATTCGTCCTTTGCATCTTTTGTGCATTTTAATATTATTGTTTTTATGCCATAGTCATCAACTGATTTACTGGTTATAGACATAGAATCTTTTTTGCTTAACTGGAGATTTTTTGCTGGAGAGGTAATTTTGACAAGTGGAGATAGATCCTTAATTGCCTTAATCCTATACTTATCAGGAGTCAGATTTCTGCATCCATGCACGTCAGTGTAATAGACAGTATAGATTCCATCATTCAATACAGGAATTTCTCCCTGTGCGATTTCAGGCTTGATCATAGAGAAACTAATTCTCTTTTTATTTAGTTTAACTTCCAGGGTTTTCAGCGGTTTATTGAAATGGAATTGCGTATCCACTCTAGTTCCTATCAGTGCCTCTATATGACCATTAGCAGACTCTACTGTTTTAATAGGAAGATTTGTGTATCCAGGATACCTGTAAGTAAGCTTTACCTTTTTAACCTGAGGTCTTTCTTTTACTTCTATCCTATATAAAGCGCTCTTTCCATCACCAGCAATAATTCTGTACTTTACAGGTTGAGTTATGTTTTTTAATTCGTATAAGAAAGAGTCGTTTTTAAAATTCATTTGTATACGTGAATATTTTCTCTCATTCTCATATTTGTATATGATTTCTGCTCCATAGGGCATTACTCCTTTAATAGAAGTAATGACGATAACATCATCGCCAATAAACACAGTACAATTCCCCGGCATTATATTTAATGTAGTTAATGTAATTGGGGGGATATCTCTGAGAGGATATATCAATCTTGCGGAAGAATTCTTGAAATATCTAGGAAATGCCACATAGTAGAGAATAGTTAAAAGAACAGACCCTGCTAAAAGATAGGCAAATATACATAACTTCCTTTTATTTACAGCTTTTTTCAGGCTTAACATCTGTGTGGTTTTCAAACTATCTGTTATGAGTGCATCAGTAAAGGCAGCTGTGTGAGAATCTAGTTTCCTTCCCAATTGGATGGCGTTTATGAGCCGGTTGTTAATATAAGGATATGCTTTTTCTATATGTACTGCAACCTGGTCAATGTTGAAATATTTTATCATTGGTTTTATGACAAATACTACGAAGCAGGTAATGGCTCCTGTCCAGAAAGCAATAAGGCAAACTAGACGCATGCCGGGGGAAAAATGGATTAGATTGTCCAAACCTAAAACAGTTATTATTGATATTAGAATTGAAAAAAGGAAGACGGTAATTCCCTCAAGCAATCTGATACATTTCCAGAATAATCTTAACTTGTTTATTCTGGATTCTAGTTCTATAAAATTAGCAGCTGTGTGAATATTGTCCAATCTTAATTTCCTCCTATACTAAATTCTACCACCAGTTTGAATTTGAATCCATTATAAATTGAGGGTATAATAAATTTTATGGTTATGGATATATTGAAAGCAATAAAGAAAAGACGTAGTGTACGAGGATATCTGGATAAGGGAATTCCAGAACAGGTTCTTGATCGTATTTTAGAAGCAGCAAGATTAGCTCCCACTGCTGCAAATAAACAGCCCTTTAAGCTTATCCTGGTGACTGATAAGTCAACTAAGGCAAAACTAGTTGAAGCGTCTAAAAGACAGACATTTATAGCAGAAGCGCCAATAATAATAGTTGGCTGTGCGTTTCCAGAGGAGAGCTATCAGAAGATCGGCGGAGCTCGCACAAGTGAAGGGATTGACATTAGTATTGTTTTTGACCATCTCATGCTCCAGGCAGCAGAGGAAGGGTTGGGTACTTGCTGGATTGGAGCCTTTGATGAGGCTCAGGTAAAAGCAATATTAAATATTCCTTCTAATGTTGAGGTCATAGGATTAACTCCTTTAGGATATCCCTCAGGAAAAGAATTCAAGCCTGGCAGGCATACGCAACGGAAGCCACTCAGCGAAATTGTCCTGTACGAGAAATATTTATAACGTTCTTATAAAAGCTTCCACTATGTCAGGATCGAATTGACTCCCCGAACATTTTTTTAATTCTGATATTGCTTTCTCTTTTGGCATAGCATCTCTATATGGTCTTTTTGATGTCATTGCGTCGTATGAATCTGCAACAGCAAGTATTCTTGAACCCAGAGGAATTTTTTGTCCTTTTAAGCCATCAGGATAGCCGATGCCATCGAGCCGTTCGTGATGATGACGGATTATATACCGAACATCATCAAGGAAAGGAGAGTGGGATAGTATCGATTCTGAATAAGTAACATGTTTTTTTATTTCTTTATATTCTTCACGTGTTAATTTAGCAGGTTTTGTGAGAATGACATCGCTGACGCCGATTTTGCCTATGTCGTGCAGAGCAGCTGCAAGATTAATATTTTCAATGTCTTTACTATCCATTTTAAGTTCTTTGGCTATAATAACTGCATACTTTGCAACATTCTCAGAATGTCCACACGTGTAAGTATCTTTAGATTC
This genomic window contains:
- a CDS encoding DEAD/DEAH box helicase family protein; translated protein: MIELRDYQGQAIKSLHAKVEKVLMTPENEVVIFQAPTGSGKTLMVSEMLKKLARDRKSDKAFSFVWISVRMLHEQSKEKLEKYYEDDRLIQCSYFEDLEDRKIGENEILFINWHSINKKDINIYVRENEQDNNLNSIIQNTKEEGRDIMLIIDESHHTAKSEKSRELIEVISPKVTLEISATPHLTENISEIERVHLADVKAEEMIKSEISVNPEFSKKKIGNKSADELVIESALLKRKSLQLKLKDENTNINPLVLIQLPDKREGMDDKKRSVINILEEKFGITEKNERLAIWISEQHSDALANIEKNDNKVEVLIFKQAIALGWDCPRACILVIFRESKSFTFTIQTIGRIMRMPELKYYNESELNKGFVFTNLPNIEITEDYVKDYITIYEGKRDNKLYSDVSIPSIYLKRQRERTRLSGKFVNIFFGVAEEYKLDDEIDAEPSRIINPVITDGRIVDVDKAGEIEHKGTIDIKLNEKELSDRFDRFIAQACSPYAPVDSSDRMKTAIYLFIKQKYKIDKYDPKAQMIVLSKKNYQSFNDIINLAKERFRTDVIEKLSETREVQQVEEWEVPQLVSYNSRYKKQEKNKSIMKPFYVAQLSEPEENFIELMENSDKVKWWFRNGQGEIKYFAVSYKDKDGIKRGFYVDFIVMMKDGRIGLFDTKKGFTAELAKERAEALAQYIKEQNKKQKSKLWGGIVTFKDGSCRYNDSESYGGAISESQAPYWGILSL
- a CDS encoding FKBP-type peptidyl-prolyl cis-trans isomerase, encoding MKRVLVMLIGVGLLLASQACDVKKEEAAVVPKDEGVIKEEVSNVNGLKTAREKLSYSIGLQLGTSLKEIKEDIDFSVAVQGIEDSFNDKKLLLTQEEIMKELTAFSKKMQEKQMKIMEEQKKKMEVLGKENKKLGEAFLAENKEKKDVVTTKSGLQYIVLSKGEGEKPKATDQVKVHYKGTLIDGTEFDSSYKRGEPVTFPANRVIPGWTEALQLMNVGSKYQLFIPSDLAYGERAAGPQIGPNATLIFEVELLSIEKTPEPEIKSEK
- a CDS encoding nitroreductase family protein; amino-acid sequence: MDILKAIKKRRSVRGYLDKGIPEQVLDRILEAARLAPTAANKQPFKLILVTDKSTKAKLVEASKRQTFIAEAPIIIVGCAFPEESYQKIGGARTSEGIDISIVFDHLMLQAAEEGLGTCWIGAFDEAQVKAILNIPSNVEVIGLTPLGYPSGKEFKPGRHTQRKPLSEIVLYEKYL